GGACACGTCGGCCAGCGCCCCCTGCATCGCGCCCATCGGGGTGCGGGCGTAGGAGAGGATGACGACGGGATCGGCAGCGGCAGTGGCCATGGGGAGTGCTCCTCGGGATTTGCTGCATTGCACATAGGCGCGCGGCCTGCCTTGTGGAAGATGCGCGCGCTCTGCTAGCCCCACGCCCATGTCCGCACCCACCCTGGAATTCGACCTCGGCGAGATGGCCGAGACCATCCGCGACTCCACGCAGCGCTTCGCCACCGACAAGATCGCGCCGATCGCGGCCGAGATCGATCGCGACGACCGCTTCCCGATCGAGCTGTGGCCGCAGATGGGCGAGCTTGGCCTGCACGGCATCACGGTCGAGGAAGAATGGGGCGGGCTCGGGCTCGGCTATCTCGAGCATGTCGTTGCGCAGGAGGAAGTGGCGCGGGCGTCGGCCTCGGTGGGGTTGAGCTACGGCGCGCATTCGAACCTGTGCGTGAACCAGGTCCGCCGCTGGGCGAACGAGGAGCAGAAGCGCAAATATCTCCCCGGCCTGATCGACGGGACCAAGGTCGGCGCGCTGGCGATGAGCGAGGCGGGGGCGGGGTCCGACGTCGTCTCGATGAAGCTTCGCGCCGACAAGAGCGGCAATGGTTATCGCCTCAACGGCACCAAGTTCTGGATCACCAACGGGGCCTATGCCGACGTGCTGGTGGTCTATGCCAAGACGGCTCCCGACGAAGGCAGCCGCGGCATCACCACCTTCCTCATCGAAAAGGGGATGGACGGTTTCTCGATCGGGCAGAAGATCGACAAGGTCGGGATGCGCGGCTCGCCGACGTGTGAATTGGTGTTCGACGACTGCTTCGTGCCGGCCGAGAATATCATGGGGCCCGAGAATGGCGGGGTCGGGGTGCTGATGAGCGGGCTCGACTATGAGCGCACCGTGCTAGCCGGCATCCAGCTCGGCATCATGCAGGCGTGTCTCGACGTGGTCATCCCCTACGTCCGCGAGCGTAAGCAGTTCGGCAAGCCGATCGGTGCGCAGCAGCTGATGCAGGCAAAGATCGCCGACATGTATGTCGCGCTCAATTCGGCGCGGGCCTACGTCTATCAGGTCGCCAAGGCGTGCGACGCGGGCAAGACCACGCGGTTCGATGCGGCGGGGGCGATCCTGCTCGCCTCGGAGAATGCGGTGAAGGTCGCGCTGGAGGCGGTGCAGGCGCTCGGCGGCGCGGGTTACACCAAGGATTGGCCGGTCGAGCGCTTCATGCGCGACGCCAAGCTGCTCGACATCGGCGCGGGCACCAACGAAGTGCGGCGGATGCTGATCGGGCGCGAGCTGATCGGCGCCTAAGCCACGATGATATGCTACGGCGAGTCGCATGTCCGACTGGCCCGAACTGACGGTCGCGCGCGACCACGACACTTTGTCGATCCTCCACCTCGCCGCGCAGATGCTCGGCAAGATCCGCGTCGCCCACGCGCCGTGGGTCAACCACGGCTGGCACGCCGCGCTACAGCCCGACAGCGCGGGCTTCGTCGCCCTGCCGACCGCGGCGAGCGGTGGACGCAGCTTTACCCTCGCGCTCGATCTTTGTCGCCATGCGATCGGAGTGCGGGTCAGCGATGGCGCGCGGGCGGAGGTGGCGCTTGCGGCGGGGTCGATCGCCAGCCTCCATCGCGAGCTGGTTGCCGCGCTGACGCGGCTCGGGCTTCCCGCGACATTCAACGGGACACCGAGCGAGATCGAGGGCGCGGTGGCCTTCGCCGGCGACCATGCGCCGCGCCGCTATGATGAGGATTCGGCGGCACGCTTTCGCGAAGCGATCGCCGCCATGTTGCCGGTGTTCAGCCATCACCGCGCGGCGTTCGCGGGAAAGGCGAGCCCGGTCCATTTCTGGTGGGGCGCGTTCGACCTGGCGGTGAGCGTCTTTTCGGGCCGTGGTGCGCCCGCTCATCCGGGTGGCGTGCCCGGCCTGCCTGACCGGATCGCGCGCGAGGCCTATAGCCACGAGGTCGCGAGCAGTGGCTTCTGGGCCGGGGGCGTCACCGCTGCCGAGCCGTTCTTCTACGCCTATATCTATCCCGAGCCCGCTGGCTACCGCACCGCGCCCGTCGCACACGGCCGCTTCGACGAGGGGTTCGGCGAATGGATGCTGCCCTATGCGGATGTCGCCGCAGCCGCCGATCCGGCCGCGATGCTGGCCGAGTTCTTCGCCTCGGCCCATGCTGCCGGAGCCGACCTTGCGGGGTGGGACCGACCGGCGCTCGAACGGGCGCTGGCTGCGCCCTAGGACTTGCCGGCGAACAGAAAGGCGACCGCGCCCATCAGGCAGGCGAAGGCCGCGAAGTGCCGCCAGTGGAGCGGCTCGCCGAGCACCAGAATCATGAAGATGCCGAACACGGTCAGCGTGATCGCTTCCTGCACGATCTTGAGCTGCGCGCCCGACCAGCCGCTGGCGTAGCCGAGGCGGTTGGCCGGCACGGCGAAGCAATATTCGATGAGGGCGATCGCCCAGCTGATCAGGATGACTAGCAGCAGCGGTTTGTTCATCCCGCCCTTGAGGTGCCAGTACCAGGCGACCGTCATGAAGACGTTCGAACAGATGAGCAGCAGGATCGTCGGCATGACGACCTGCTAGCCCATCCGTTCGCCCATGGGCAGTTACCAGATTTTCACGCGCTGGTTGGGGGCGAGGAACAGCTTCTGCCCCGGCTGGACGCCAAACGCCTGATACCAGGAGTCGACGTTGCGCACCGTCTGCGCGCGGAAGTTGCCCGGGGCGTGGCCGTCGGTCGCGATGCGGGCGCGCAGCGCTTCGGGCCGCATCTTGGTCGCCCAGCTTTGCGCGTAGGCGAGGAAGAAGCGCTGGTCGCCCGAATAGCCGTCGATCACCGGCGGCGCCTTGCCGCCCAAGGACGCTTTGTAGGCGTCATAGGCAGCGTTGAGCCCGGTGACGTCGGCGATGTTCTCGCCCAGCGTCAGCTTGCCGTTGACGTGGAGGCCGGGGAGGGCCTCGTAGCCGTCATATTGCTTGGCGAGCGCCGCACCCGCCTGTTGGAAGCGCGCGAAATCCTGCGGCGTCCACCAGTTGCGCATCGCGCCGGTGCTGTCGAACATCGCGCCATTGTTGTCGAAGCTGTGGCTGATCTCGTGACCGATGACGGCACCGATCGCGCCATAGTTGAAGGCGGCGTCGGCCGACGGATCGAAGAAGGGCTTCTGCAGGATCGCCGCCGGGAAATTGAGCGCATTCTGCACCGGCAGGTTGACCGCGTTGACCAACTGCGGCGGCATCCACCATTCGTTGCGGTCCATCGGCTTGCCGATCTTGCCGATCTGGTGGCGGTATTCGGCGAGCCGGGTCTGCTTCAGATTGTCATAGGCGTTCGTGCCGAGATTGAGCGAGCCATAGTCGCGCCAGCTGTCGGGATAGCCGACGCCGACGACGATCGTCTCGACCTTCTTCAACGCTTCCTGCTTGGTCGACGGCGCCATCCAGTCGATCGCCTGCACCCGCTTGGCGAAGGCCGCCTTGATGTTGGCGACCATCTGCTGGACCTCGGCCTTGGCCGCGGGCGGGAAGTAGCGATCGACGTACGCCTTGCCGACCGCATCCTCGAGCTGGTCGCTGACCGCGTTCAGCGCCAGCCGGTCGCGCGAGAGCTGCTTCGGCGTGCCGTTCAATGCGGTGCCGAAGAAGGCGAAATTGGCGTCGCGGATCGGGGCCGGAAGGACCGCCGCCTGCTGGTTCAAGGTGTGGAAGGTCAGCCAGTCCTTCCACGCGTCGAGCGGCTGCGAGCCGACCAGCGCCGCCAGCTTGGGGATGGCGCCGGGGTGGAAGGCATCGAACTTTTGCGCATTGCCGAGCTGCGCGGCATTCAGCAGCGCGCCCCAATCGATCCCGGGCGCCTTCTGCTCGAGCTCGGCGCGGGTCCAGACGGTCGCGCCCTTGGTGAAGTCCTCGCTCTCCTCGCGGGTGGCGTGGGCCTGCGCGATCATCGTCTCGAGCGCCATGATCCGGTCGGCCGACGCCTTCGGATCGGCCGCGCCGGCGGCCTTCATCACCGTCTCGATGTAGTTGCGATATTGCGGACGCAGCGCCGCCATCTTGGGGTCGTTCGAGAGGTAATATTCGCGCTCGGGCATGCCGAGCCCGCCCTGGAGCAGATAGGGCAGGGTTTGGCCCGGGGTGCTCAGCCCCTGCGTCACGAACACGCCGAACAGATTGTCGGTCGAGAATTTGGTGGCGTTCATCGGGTCGACGTCGGCGCGCAGCGACTTACCGATCGCGGTTGCGAGCGCGGTCTTGTCCTGGATGGCGGCGATCGCATCGAGGTCGGCCTTGGC
The Sphingomonas ginsengisoli An et al. 2013 genome window above contains:
- a CDS encoding isovaleryl-CoA dehydrogenase; the protein is MSAPTLEFDLGEMAETIRDSTQRFATDKIAPIAAEIDRDDRFPIELWPQMGELGLHGITVEEEWGGLGLGYLEHVVAQEEVARASASVGLSYGAHSNLCVNQVRRWANEEQKRKYLPGLIDGTKVGALAMSEAGAGSDVVSMKLRADKSGNGYRLNGTKFWITNGAYADVLVVYAKTAPDEGSRGITTFLIEKGMDGFSIGQKIDKVGMRGSPTCELVFDDCFVPAENIMGPENGGVGVLMSGLDYERTVLAGIQLGIMQACLDVVIPYVRERKQFGKPIGAQQLMQAKIADMYVALNSARAYVYQVAKACDAGKTTRFDAAGAILLASENAVKVALEAVQALGGAGYTKDWPVERFMRDAKLLDIGAGTNEVRRMLIGRELIGA
- a CDS encoding DMT family protein, which gives rise to MPTILLLICSNVFMTVAWYWHLKGGMNKPLLLVILISWAIALIEYCFAVPANRLGYASGWSGAQLKIVQEAITLTVFGIFMILVLGEPLHWRHFAAFACLMGAVAFLFAGKS
- a CDS encoding DUF5996 family protein; translation: MSDWPELTVARDHDTLSILHLAAQMLGKIRVAHAPWVNHGWHAALQPDSAGFVALPTAASGGRSFTLALDLCRHAIGVRVSDGARAEVALAAGSIASLHRELVAALTRLGLPATFNGTPSEIEGAVAFAGDHAPRRYDEDSAARFREAIAAMLPVFSHHRAAFAGKASPVHFWWGAFDLAVSVFSGRGAPAHPGGVPGLPDRIAREAYSHEVASSGFWAGGVTAAEPFFYAYIYPEPAGYRTAPVAHGRFDEGFGEWMLPYADVAAAADPAAMLAEFFASAHAAGADLAGWDRPALERALAAP
- a CDS encoding M13 family metallopeptidase, producing the protein MTARLLLLAASVAALGACSVTGPDNNTSNAAAPAAGTNAGIALGSLDKSVKPGDDFYQFANGTWMKQTEIPADRSSIGGFYIADQQRERQTREMLDAILKANPDAGSNEGKIATFYKAYVDTGAIDRAGMAPAKADLDAIAAIQDKTALATAIGKSLRADVDPMNATKFSTDNLFGVFVTQGLSTPGQTLPYLLQGGLGMPEREYYLSNDPKMAALRPQYRNYIETVMKAAGAADPKASADRIMALETMIAQAHATREESEDFTKGATVWTRAELEQKAPGIDWGALLNAAQLGNAQKFDAFHPGAIPKLAALVGSQPLDAWKDWLTFHTLNQQAAVLPAPIRDANFAFFGTALNGTPKQLSRDRLALNAVSDQLEDAVGKAYVDRYFPPAAKAEVQQMVANIKAAFAKRVQAIDWMAPSTKQEALKKVETIVVGVGYPDSWRDYGSLNLGTNAYDNLKQTRLAEYRHQIGKIGKPMDRNEWWMPPQLVNAVNLPVQNALNFPAAILQKPFFDPSADAAFNYGAIGAVIGHEISHSFDNNGAMFDSTGAMRNWWTPQDFARFQQAGAALAKQYDGYEALPGLHVNGKLTLGENIADVTGLNAAYDAYKASLGGKAPPVIDGYSGDQRFFLAYAQSWATKMRPEALRARIATDGHAPGNFRAQTVRNVDSWYQAFGVQPGQKLFLAPNQRVKIW